In Paludibaculum fermentans, the genomic stretch TCCGCGTGATCGACAGATCCCGCAGCCCGCCCTTCACAAACGACACAATCTCGTTCTTGCGGTACTCCGGCTCCACCCAGTCGGGCTGGCTCTCATACAGGGCCAGCAGCCGGTCCTGGAACGCCGACAGCTTGAAGAAGTAGTTCTCCTCCGTCACCGTCTCCGTCGGACGCCCGCAATCCGGACACGGATCGCCCGGCTGCGCATCGTTCACATACAGTTCGTCGTTGACGCAGTACTGCCCCGTGTACGTGCTCGGATAGATATACCCGTTCGCCCGGCACCGCTCAAACAGCCACTGCACCGTCTTCTGGTGCTGCGGATCCGACGTGCGGATGAACCGGTAGGGGATCTCGAACTTGTCCCACTGCGCCTTGAACTCGTTCGACAGCTCCGTCGAAAAGTCGAACGGCGACAGGCCCTTCTTCCGGGCCGCCCGCTCCACGTTCTGGCTGTGCTCGTCGCTGCCCGTCACCAGCAGCGTCTCTTTCCCGAGCATCCCCTGGTAACGGCGGATCGTGTCCGCCGCCATGGTGGCATACGTCGTGCCCAGGTGGGGCGCCGAATTCACGTAATAGATGGGCGTAGTGAGATAGTATTTCCCGGACATGCGCTAGTTCCTGTAAGCCGCGATCGCGGCCGCGTAAATCGTCTTCAACGGCTGCCCCGTAGCCTGGGCCAGCTCGCGGCAATCTTCAAATTCGGGCGAAGCCGTACCGTTCCCGGCCACCTTCACCCGCACCTGCCCGAACGGCGTCTCCACCTCGACATGCTTCCGTGGCTCCACTCGCCGCTCCGCCTGCGTAATCCTCAACCCAAAGGTCGACGTCTCTTCCAGAATCAGGGCCGCCAGCCGCTCCTGGTCCGCCGGCATCGCCAGCACCTGCATCAACGTACCCGGCCGCTGCTTCTTCATGAACACCGGCTGCAGCGTCACATCCAGCGCGCCGGCGCAGAACAGCCGGTCCATCGCGTAGCCCAGCACCTCCGGCGACGAGTCATCAATGTTCGCCTCAATCACCGAAATCACCGTAGCCTCGCTGGCGTTGTGATTCGACCCGATCAGGATCCGCACCACATTCGCCATCCCCGGGAAATCCTTCGTCCCCGCGCCGAACCCGCCGCGTTCAATCGTCATCGCCGGCATCGGCCCGAAGCTCTTGCCCAGCGCCGAAACAATCGCTGCACCCGTGGGCGTCGTCAATTCGGTCTCCGGACCCCGCGCATACGCCGGCTTCCCGCGCAGCAGCAGCGCCGTCGCCGGAGTCGGCACCGGCATCACCCCGTGATCCGCCGTAATCGTTCCGCTGCCTGTATTGATGGCCGAGCAGTGCACCGACTCCACCCCCAGCAGGTGGAACCCCAGGCACGCCCCCACGATGTCGCAGATGGAATCCACCGCGCCCACCTCGTGGAAGTGGACCTTCTCGATCGATGTCCCGTGGACCCGCGCTTCCGCCTCGCCCAGCACCTGGAACACCTGGATCGCGTTCGTCTTCACCGCGTCCGGCAGCATCGCCGCCTCGATCATCTTCACGATATGCGGCAGGTGCCGGTGCTTCTTCTGGTCCTCGAACTCGATATCGAACTTGGTGGCCGCGATCCCCTGGCGCTTCGTCTTCTCGAAGCGGAACTTAGCCGCCGTCCCGAGCGAATCCAGCCCCGCAAACAGCGCGGCCGTATCAGCCCCGGCATCGATCAGCGCGCCGACTGTCATATCGCCGGCAATCCCGGCAAACGCATCAATGTAGGCAAGTCTCATGGTTAATCTTTGGAAGCCGACTCGATCAGCAGCGGCAGCAATTCGCCGGAAGGCCCGCGAAGCGAAATGGCCGCCGCGCCGCTGAGCGGCGTCTCCTCCGTATTGATCTCAATCACCCGAACCCCGCGGCTTCGTGCCAGCGGAGCCAGGCTCGCAGCCGGATACACCACCGAACTGGTCCCGGCCACCACCAGCAGTTCGCACTCCGAAACAGCAGCCTCGGCCTGCGCCCAGGTCGCGGTCGGCAGCGACTCCCCGAACCACACCACCCCGGGCCGCAGCAGCCCGCCGCACGAGCAATGCGGAGGAATCTCCGGCAGCGGCACCCGCAGATCCGTAGTGATCCGGTTACAAGCCAGGCACAGGACCCACCAGATATCCCCATGGATCTTGAGCACCCGCTGGCTCCCGGCCCGGTTATGCAACCCGTCCACGTTCTGGGTAACGAGCGTCAACCCGGGCTTCTGTTTCTCGAGCTCAGCCAAAGCGTAGTGCCCCAGGTTCGGCCGGCAAGCGGCGATAGTCTCCCGCCGCCAGTTGTACCAGGTCCAGACGAGGGCCGGATCCCGATGAAACGCCTCGGCGGTAGCCAGATCCTCAGCCCGAAAGTTCCGCCAAAGCCCCTCCGATGCCCGGAAGGTAGGAACCCCGCTTTCAGCGGAGATCCCGGCCCCGGTAAGCACAGCAACGCGAGACGCCAAGCGCAGCCAATCCCGAGCCACCGACAACTGAGAAGTCTGGATCAACCCCCATTATCGCCCGATGGGCCGGGGCGGTGCCGGGAAGGGTGGCAGTATCAAGCGACACTCACGCCCGCGGATGCGCCCACTTTCTGAGCCAGGCGCAGAAAATCATTCCGGCAGTCCCGAACGGCCTCCACGTGAGCCCCAATCGCGCCGTCAGCCGGCTTGAGGTGAAACATCGGCTTGTGCGCCTCCATCGCGAGAGGCATCAAGCTTCGGTAGTGCTTCAACTGCGCAAGACAGTTTGGATCCTGTTCCACTTTCGGCACCCCGTCGGTTGCGGCCTCCCCTAAGACGACGGCGCGGTAGACCTGAGGAATCCGATCCATCCACCGTTGGTAGGCCTTCACTGGTCGGCTATCCCGCATACTGTGCTGCATCACTACATACCCCGTTGGGGTCATTGATCCAATAGGTAGCGAGAGACCAACCGGTGCCTTGAGCTTCATCTCAGCCCAGGTAGTGCGCCATCGCATAAGTGTCGGCCCCAGGTTTCTCAGCCCCTGGAGAGAGTAGAGGTCGGGGGCCAATGGCAGACACACTCGGTCTGACGCTATGAGGGCCGCTCGATTGATTGCTCCGAGATTCGGGCCAACATCAATTAGAACCAACTCGGCCCAGTCACCTGCCATCTCAGCCATAATTCGATGAAACGCTGACATGGTGCGAAATGCTGCCTCATCCGAGTTGTGACAATTCGGCCAGGCGGCGGAGAGCTTATCCTCAAATCGGGAAAGACCGAGGTCTCCGGGAAGCAATCCGAGATTGGGCTGAATCCGCACCACAGGAGGCGCCTCAATGTCACCAAGCCCGCGCAATATTGGCCGAACCGCGCCATAGATAGTAGCAGGATGCTCTTCA encodes the following:
- the larC gene encoding nickel pincer cofactor biosynthesis protein LarC, which codes for MRLAYIDAFAGIAGDMTVGALIDAGADTAALFAGLDSLGTAAKFRFEKTKRQGIAATKFDIEFEDQKKHRHLPHIVKMIEAAMLPDAVKTNAIQVFQVLGEAEARVHGTSIEKVHFHEVGAVDSICDIVGACLGFHLLGVESVHCSAINTGSGTITADHGVMPVPTPATALLLRGKPAYARGPETELTTPTGAAIVSALGKSFGPMPAMTIERGGFGAGTKDFPGMANVVRILIGSNHNASEATVISVIEANIDDSSPEVLGYAMDRLFCAGALDVTLQPVFMKKQRPGTLMQVLAMPADQERLAALILEETSTFGLRITQAERRVEPRKHVEVETPFGQVRVKVAGNGTASPEFEDCRELAQATGQPLKTIYAAAIAAYRN
- a CDS encoding SIR2 family NAD-dependent protein deacylase, whose amino-acid sequence is MARDWLRLASRVAVLTGAGISAESGVPTFRASEGLWRNFRAEDLATAEAFHRDPALVWTWYNWRRETIAACRPNLGHYALAELEKQKPGLTLVTQNVDGLHNRAGSQRVLKIHGDIWWVLCLACNRITTDLRVPLPEIPPHCSCGGLLRPGVVWFGESLPTATWAQAEAAVSECELLVVAGTSSVVYPAASLAPLARSRGVRVIEINTEETPLSGAAAISLRGPSGELLPLLIESASKD
- a CDS encoding ParA family protein, whose amino-acid sequence is MNTIAFFNNKGGVGKTSLVYHLAWMFADRGVSVLAVDLDPQANLTAMFLNEEELEGIWPDAEEHPATIYGAVRPILRGLGDIEAPPVVRIQPNLGLLPGDLGLSRFEDKLSAAWPNCHNSDEAAFRTMSAFHRIMAEMAGDWAELVLIDVGPNLGAINRAALIASDRVCLPLAPDLYSLQGLRNLGPTLMRWRTTWAEMKLKAPVGLSLPIGSMTPTGYVVMQHSMRDSRPVKAYQRWMDRIPQVYRAVVLGEAATDGVPKVEQDPNCLAQLKHYRSLMPLAMEAHKPMFHLKPADGAIGAHVEAVRDCRNDFLRLAQKVGASAGVSVA